TTGGATAAAATTAGCTTTGGACAAAATCAGCTTGGACAACAATATATACCATCCTTATAGCCTCCCCCACCTCCTATTCCGCATTCTGCACCGCCTTTTCTCGCTTTTGCAAGGGATACAACCAGACCCTTGGCTCAAACCTCGAGCCTGATGAAGTTAGGACTCACGCAGTTGGAGGATTTCTCGCGGGCACAGCCCGCGAGAAATCCTCCAAAACCCAAAGAGCTTATTGCAAGTGCGTAAGCCCTGGAAGTATAGCTATCCTAAATGTCTTATCTGATTCCCTGTCCACGCAGAGTGCCGATTTCTGAAATGGCCTGAGAGAGCGAGGCACAGCGATACAATAAAGCATCAGAGGATTGGAACTGGACTTTCCAGAGTTTTCTATGACCACCACCGCCACCAAGACCCAATACGAAGCCGTCATCGGGCTGGAAACACACTGTCAGCTCAGCACCAAAACCAAGATTTTTTCCAGCAGTTCGACGGCTTTTGGTGCTGACCCCAACACGAATATTGACCCGGTGTGTATGGGGCTGCCGGGGACGCTGCCTGTGTTAAATCAAAAGGTGCTGGAATACGCAGTGAAGGCGGGGCTGGCGCTGAACTGTCAAATTGCACCCTATAGCAAGTTTGACCGAAAGCAGTATTTCTATCCCGATTTACCGAAAAACTATCAGATCTCGCAGTACGACCTGCCAATCGCCGAGCATGGCTGGCTGGAAATCGAGCTAGAAGAAGACGGGCAACCCGTTCGCAAGCGCATTGGCATTACGCGGCTGCACATGGAAGAAGATGCAGGCAAGCTGGTGCATGGCGGGAGCGATCGCCTCTCTGGGTCTACCTTTTCGCTGGTGGACTATAACCGGGCGGGCGTGCCGCTGATTGAAATCGTGTCGGAACCCGATCTGCGCTCTGGGGCAGAGGCAGCGGAATATGCCCGCGAACTGCGCCGGATCATGCGCTATCTGGGGGTGTCGGATGGCAACATGCAGGAGGGTTCTCTGCGCTGCGATGTGAACATTTCCATCCGTCCTGTGGGATCAGAAAAATTTGGCACGAAGGTGGAAATCAAAAACATGAATTCCTTCAATGCCATCGAGCGGGCAATTAACTACGAAATTGAGCGGCAGATTGAGGTGCTGGAGGCGGGCGATCGCCTCGTTCAAGAAACGCGCCTCTGGGAAGAAGGCAGCCAGCGCACCATCAGTATGCGGGTCAAGGAAGGCTCCAGCGACTATCGCTATTTCCCCGAACCCGACCTCGGCCCCATCGAAGTCTCTGCCGAACAGCTTGCTGCGTGGAAACGCGAACTGCCGGAACTGCCCGCTGCCAAGCGCCATCGCTACGAAGAAGACCTAGGGCTGTCGTCCTACGATGCCCGCGTGCTGACGGACGATCGCGCGATGGCGGAATACTTTGAGGCGACCCTGGCCGCAGGCGCACCCGCCAAACAGGCCGCCAACTGGCTAATGGGCGATATCAGCGGCTATCTCAACACCGAAAAGAAAACCCTGGCTGACCTGCCCCTGACTCCCGAGACTCTGGCGGAAATGATCAGGCTGATCGAGTCCAACACCATCAGCACCAAAATTGCCAAAGATATTCTGCCAGAGCTGCTGACCCAGGGCGGCTCCGCCAAGGAACTGGTCGAAAAGAAGGGGCTGATTCAGATTTCCGACCCGGCTGCAATCGAAGCGGCGATCGCCAAAGTGCTAGAAGCTCATCCCGCCGAACTAGAAAAATATCGCAGCGGCAAGAAGAACATGCTGGGCTTTTTTGTGGGTCAGGTTATGAAGCAAACGGGTGGCCGCGCCGACCCGAAGCTGACGAATCAGCTTTTGGTGAAGCAGTTGGACGGGTAGCCCGGCGGCTATCACCGCTATTCTGCGCTCTCCTCATTCCCAATCCTTCAAATGCGCTGGATCAATGGCTCCAAACAGTTTGCGATCGCGGAAGCCTGCGTCATTGGTCTGGTTTCGGGGCTGGCAGCAGTCATGCTCAAACAGAGCGTGGGCTGGCTGGGCGGGTGGCGGGTGCAATGGTCGCACCAGTTTACAGACTGGCTGGTGCTGCCGCTGTTGGGGCTGCTGGGCGGCGGGCTGGCAGGGTTCCTGGTGGAGCGGCTAGCTCCGGAGGCGGCGGGCAGCGGCATTCCCCAGGTGAAGGCGGCGCTGGCCAATGTGGCGATCGCCCTCAATATGCGGGTTGCCCTGGTAAAACTGGTCAGCGTTATTCTCACTCTGGGCGCAGGCCTGAACCTGGGTCGTCAGGGGCCGACGGTGCAAATTGGCGCGGCTTTGGCCGCCCAACTCAGCCAGTGGATTCCCACCTCGCCAGAATATCGTCGCCAGCTCATCGCTTCAGGCGCAGCGGCAGGACTGGCGGCCGGCTTCAATGCCCCCATCGCGGGCGTTTTGTTCGTGGTGGAAGAGTTTTTGCAAGATTTCTCTGGCATCACGCTGGGCACAGCGATTCTGGCTTCCTTCATAGGCGCAGTCGTGTCGCGGGTGCTGGGCGGCCGCAGCCTCAGCCTGGATCTGGGCATGACCGCCTACGAGGCCACGTTTTCGCTCTACGATGTGCCGCTCTTCCTGATTTTGGGGCTACTGGCGGGGCTGCTGGGGTCGCTGTTTAGCCGGGGCATTTTCGTCAGCCTGGCCCTCAACCGTCGGCTTCCGCTGGGGCTGCCGGGGCGGATTGGGCTGGCGGGGCTGCTGTCTG
The Thermoleptolyngbya sichuanensis A183 DNA segment above includes these coding regions:
- the gatB gene encoding Asp-tRNA(Asn)/Glu-tRNA(Gln) amidotransferase subunit GatB, whose product is MTTTATKTQYEAVIGLETHCQLSTKTKIFSSSSTAFGADPNTNIDPVCMGLPGTLPVLNQKVLEYAVKAGLALNCQIAPYSKFDRKQYFYPDLPKNYQISQYDLPIAEHGWLEIELEEDGQPVRKRIGITRLHMEEDAGKLVHGGSDRLSGSTFSLVDYNRAGVPLIEIVSEPDLRSGAEAAEYARELRRIMRYLGVSDGNMQEGSLRCDVNISIRPVGSEKFGTKVEIKNMNSFNAIERAINYEIERQIEVLEAGDRLVQETRLWEEGSQRTISMRVKEGSSDYRYFPEPDLGPIEVSAEQLAAWKRELPELPAAKRHRYEEDLGLSSYDARVLTDDRAMAEYFEATLAAGAPAKQAANWLMGDISGYLNTEKKTLADLPLTPETLAEMIRLIESNTISTKIAKDILPELLTQGGSAKELVEKKGLIQISDPAAIEAAIAKVLEAHPAELEKYRSGKKNMLGFFVGQVMKQTGGRADPKLTNQLLVKQLDG